The window GGCGACCAAGCCGAAAATCCTTCTGTGCGACGAAGCCACCAGCGCCCTCGACCCGCAGACCACGGCGTCGGTCCTGCAATTGCTGGCCGAGATCAACCGCGAGCTGAAACTGACCATCGTCCTGATTACCCACGAGATGGACGTGATCCGCCGGGTTTGCGACCAGGTGGCAGTGATGGACGCGGGTGTGATCGTCGAGCAAGGTTCGGTGGCCGAGGTGTTTCTGCATCCCAAGCACCCGACCACCAAACGTTTCGTACAAGAAGACGAACAGATCGACGAAAGTGAACAGCGTGACGACTTCTCTCACGTGCCGGGCCGCATCGTGCGTCTGACGTTCCAGGGCGAAGCGACCTACGCGCCGTTGCTGGGTACCGTCGCTCGGGAAACGGGTGTGGACTACAGCATCCTGGCCGGACGTATCGACCGCATCAAAGACATCCCCTACGGGCAATTGACCCTGGCGGTTACCGGCGGCGACATGGAGGCGGCGTTTGCCCACTTCACCGCGGCTGACGTCCACATGGAGGTCCTGCGCTGATGGAAATCCTGACAAGTTTCTTCGTCAACATCGACTGGTACGAAATCTGGCTGGCCACCGGCGATACCTTGCTGATGCTTTTCGGTTCGTTGCTGTTCACCGTTTTGCTTGGCCTGCCGTTGGGCGTGCTGTTGTTCCTGTGCAGCCCGCGTCAGTTGCTGGAAGCCAAAGGCGTCTACGCGATGCTGTCGCTGATGGTGAACATCCTGCGTTCGCTGCCGTTCATCATCCTGCTGATCGTGATGATCCCGTTCACCGTGCTGATCACTGGCACGTCGCTGGGGGTTGCCGGTGCGATTCCACCGCTGGTGATTGGCGCTACGCCATTCTTCGCGCGACTGGTGGAAACCGCTCTGCGTGAAGTGGATCGCGGCATCATCGAGGCCACCCAGGCCATGGGCGCCACGACCCGGCAGATCATCACCAATGCCTTGCTGCCGGAAGCCCGCCCGGGCATCTTCGCGGCGATTACGGTGACAGCCATTACACTAGTGTCCTACACGGCAATGGCTGGTGTGGTCGGCGCGGGTGGTCTGGGCGACCTGGCGATCCGTTTCGGTTACCAGCGTTTCCAGCCTGACGTGATGGTCGTGACCGTGATGTTGCTGCTGGTGCTGGTGCAAGTGCTGCAAACCGTCGGCGACAAGCTGGTCGTACACTTCT is drawn from Pseudomonas sp. 31-12 and contains these coding sequences:
- a CDS encoding methionine ABC transporter ATP-binding protein, translated to MIEFQNVHKTYRVAGKDIPALHPTSLTIENGQVFGLIGHSGAGKSTLLRLINRLEESSGGKIIVDGEEVTALDANSLRRFRQQVGMIFQHFNLLASKTVADNVALPLTLAGELSRSEIDQRVAELLARVGLSDHAKKYPAQLSGGQKQRVGIARALATKPKILLCDEATSALDPQTTASVLQLLAEINRELKLTIVLITHEMDVIRRVCDQVAVMDAGVIVEQGSVAEVFLHPKHPTTKRFVQEDEQIDESEQRDDFSHVPGRIVRLTFQGEATYAPLLGTVARETGVDYSILAGRIDRIKDIPYGQLTLAVTGGDMEAAFAHFTAADVHMEVLR
- a CDS encoding methionine ABC transporter permease, coding for MEILTSFFVNIDWYEIWLATGDTLLMLFGSLLFTVLLGLPLGVLLFLCSPRQLLEAKGVYAMLSLMVNILRSLPFIILLIVMIPFTVLITGTSLGVAGAIPPLVIGATPFFARLVETALREVDRGIIEATQAMGATTRQIITNALLPEARPGIFAAITVTAITLVSYTAMAGVVGAGGLGDLAIRFGYQRFQPDVMVVTVMLLLVLVQVLQTVGDKLVVHFSRK